From the Pseudomonas baltica genome, one window contains:
- a CDS encoding recombinase family protein yields MSRTFLYARVSTPDQNTANQVLEVKAAGFDVNPRRVVLECISGSSAAGERPFFAKLLDRLEPGDVLIVTKLDRLGRNAMDVRATVERLGKDGVKVYCLALGGMDLTSPTGKMTMGVISAMAEFEKDLLIERTNAGLARARSQGTKLGRKGSLSEKSRIEVLTLLESGTSVSQLAKDFCTSRQTIMRIRAGAAENQHQDS; encoded by the coding sequence GTGTCCCGTACTTTCCTTTATGCCCGCGTGAGCACACCGGACCAAAATACCGCTAACCAAGTGTTGGAAGTGAAAGCAGCCGGTTTCGATGTGAACCCCAGGCGCGTAGTTCTCGAATGTATCAGCGGAAGCAGCGCAGCAGGCGAACGGCCTTTTTTTGCCAAGCTGCTGGATCGTCTTGAACCTGGTGATGTGCTCATAGTGACAAAACTCGATCGCCTTGGCCGTAACGCGATGGATGTACGGGCTACGGTAGAACGACTCGGTAAAGACGGCGTAAAGGTCTACTGCCTCGCTTTGGGAGGGATGGACCTGACCAGCCCCACTGGCAAGATGACTATGGGTGTAATTTCAGCCATGGCCGAGTTCGAGAAAGACCTGCTGATCGAGCGCACCAATGCGGGGTTGGCCCGGGCGCGCTCACAAGGGACCAAGCTAGGTAGAAAGGGGAGCCTCTCCGAAAAAAGCAGAATCGAGGTACTGACATTATTGGAATCCGGCACGTCGGTATCCCAACTCGCCAAAGACTTTTGTACCTCTCGTCAGACGATCATGCGAATTCGTGCTGGAGCTGCGGAAAATCAACACCAAGACTCGTGA
- a CDS encoding IS5 family transposase — MKQMTFADAEYAGKRKQTRKELFLIEMDRVVPWKGLIALIEPHYPKGEGGRPAYPLMAMLRVHLMQNWFGYSDPAMEEALYETTILRQFSGLSLERIPDETTILNFRRLLEKHELATGILGVINGYLGERGLSLRQGTIVDATLIHAPTSTKNKDSKRDPEMHQTKKGNQYYFGAKAHIGVDDDSGLVHSVVVTAANVADVTQVDKLLHGSENVVCADAGYTGVEKRKEHAGRQVIWQVAARRSTYKKHGKRSVLYKAIRKIERAKAQVRSKVEHPFRVIKRQFGYTKVRFRGLVKNTAQMVTLFALSNLWMARRQLLSGAGEVRP, encoded by the coding sequence ATGAAGCAAATGACCTTCGCCGACGCCGAGTACGCCGGTAAGCGCAAGCAGACCCGTAAGGAATTGTTCCTGATCGAGATGGATCGGGTCGTGCCCTGGAAGGGTTTGATCGCTCTGATCGAACCCCATTACCCGAAGGGCGAAGGCGGTCGTCCGGCGTATCCGTTGATGGCGATGCTGCGGGTTCATCTCATGCAGAACTGGTTTGGTTACAGTGATCCGGCGATGGAAGAGGCGCTGTACGAGACGACGATCTTGCGCCAGTTTTCCGGCCTGAGCCTGGAGCGAATCCCGGACGAAACCACCATTCTCAACTTCCGTCGCCTGCTGGAAAAACACGAGTTGGCCACTGGCATTCTCGGCGTGATCAATGGCTATCTGGGCGAGCGTGGCCTGTCACTGCGACAAGGCACCATCGTCGATGCCACGCTGATTCATGCGCCCACTTCGACAAAGAACAAGGACAGTAAACGCGACCCGGAAATGCACCAAACGAAGAAGGGCAACCAGTATTACTTCGGCGCCAAAGCGCACATTGGTGTCGACGATGACTCGGGGCTGGTGCACAGCGTGGTGGTCACTGCGGCCAACGTGGCGGACGTGACCCAAGTCGACAAACTGCTACACGGTTCTGAGAACGTGGTCTGCGCCGATGCAGGCTATACCGGTGTCGAGAAGCGCAAAGAGCATGCTGGACGCCAAGTCATCTGGCAGGTTGCAGCCCGGCGCAGCACCTACAAGAAGCACGGAAAACGCAGCGTGTTGTACAAAGCAATACGCAAGATCGAGAGAGCCAAGGCTCAGGTTCGCTCCAAGGTTGAGCATCCATTTCGGGTGATCAAGCGTCAGTTTGGTTATACGAAAGTGCGCTTCCGAGGCTTGGTGAAAAACACTGCTCAGATGGTGACGTTGTTCGCCCTGTCGAACCTGTGGATGGCACGTCGACAGTTGCTTTCTGGCGCGGGAGAGGTGCGCCCGTAA
- a CDS encoding ParA family protein has product MPTIPFISPKGGVGKTTSCLALATQLAARGVGVTVIDADPNYPIAKWADGGNSPSKEILKKTS; this is encoded by the coding sequence ATGCCCACGATACCTTTTATTAGCCCCAAAGGTGGGGTAGGTAAAACCACGTCATGCCTGGCACTTGCGACACAGCTAGCTGCAAGAGGCGTCGGGGTGACAGTCATCGATGCTGACCCCAACTACCCGATCGCTAAATGGGCTGACGGAGGAAACAGTCCCTCTAAGGAAATTCTGAAAAAGACTTCCTGA
- a CDS encoding division plane positioning ATPase MipZ, whose amino-acid sequence MIDFERLPFFETAMAQQLRNSCLLQTIPNMTVISGVTENNIASKIREAANRDPFVIVDLEGTAAKIVVLALQEADFVVVPMQGSLLDAEQCSGQAIPDTSISSFCAFCRSY is encoded by the coding sequence TTGATCGATTTTGAACGGCTGCCGTTTTTTGAAACCGCTATGGCTCAGCAGTTGAGAAATAGCTGCCTACTTCAGACCATCCCTAATATGACTGTCATCTCCGGTGTCACAGAAAACAACATCGCGAGCAAAATTCGCGAAGCTGCCAATCGTGATCCGTTCGTGATTGTGGACCTAGAAGGTACTGCGGCGAAAATTGTGGTTTTAGCACTGCAGGAGGCAGATTTTGTGGTTGTTCCTATGCAGGGGTCATTGTTGGACGCGGAGCAGTGTAGTGGTCAAGCAATCCCGGACACCTCGATAAGTAGTTTTTGCGCTTTCTGCCGTTCGTACTGA
- a CDS encoding VOC family protein: MTSHVFLGIGDFDRAYTFYSKLMADLGLTLKFYDAGKPWAGWIAKDSPRPIFVIGKPFDGKASDPGNGHMVALLASDREAVKKGCTTALATGGICEGEPGLRRHYHPDYYGAYFRDPDGNKICICCHEADQPRCQLVRAMLRSIRAESALCPLRPLWVAAADHRVV; encoded by the coding sequence ATGACCTCTCACGTTTTCTTAGGTATCGGTGATTTTGATCGCGCCTATACCTTCTACTCGAAGCTGATGGCCGACCTCGGTCTCACACTCAAGTTTTACGACGCAGGCAAACCTTGGGCAGGCTGGATTGCCAAAGACTCGCCTCGCCCGATCTTTGTCATAGGCAAGCCTTTTGACGGCAAAGCAAGCGACCCGGGAAATGGTCACATGGTGGCTCTCCTTGCATCAGATCGAGAGGCTGTGAAAAAGGGCTGCACAACAGCTCTGGCGACTGGCGGCATATGTGAAGGAGAACCCGGGTTGAGGCGCCACTACCACCCTGACTACTACGGCGCCTACTTTCGAGACCCTGACGGCAACAAGATTTGTATCTGCTGTCACGAGGCGGATCAGCCTAGGTGCCAGCTCGTGAGAGCCATGCTGCGCTCAATAAGGGCGGAGAGTGCCCTATGCCCACTGCGTCCGCTTTGGGTTGCGGCCGCTGATCACCGCGTCGTCTGA
- a CDS encoding Arc family DNA-binding protein — MPDGFREQLSDKAKRGHRSLNAEILVRIASGLDQPVHDSAPTLDQTDLRPSDEKILTAFRLLEPSKQQALLSLMNEMAGTSEILIPIAG; from the coding sequence ATGCCGGATGGCTTTCGTGAACAGCTCAGTGACAAGGCCAAGCGAGGTCACCGCAGTTTGAACGCAGAAATCTTAGTGCGAATAGCTTCCGGGCTGGATCAGCCTGTGCATGATTCAGCGCCAACGCTGGACCAGACCGATCTAAGGCCATCTGATGAAAAAATACTTACCGCGTTTCGTCTACTCGAGCCCAGTAAGCAACAGGCGCTGTTGTCGCTGATGAACGAGATGGCTGGCACCAGCGAAATCCTGATTCCGATCGCCGGCTAG
- a CDS encoding IS3 family transposase (programmed frameshift) — translation MSKKYRKFDASFKLEVVKMIKDQDMSVGQVCRDLDLGETAVRRWVQQYEAEQLGGAGIGKPLTSEQQRIRQLEQQIRELKMDNDIPKKSYGLLCPRIEVIHKLVRQLQRKAFPVARVCRVLRISRSGFYEASQRARKTPLACPVAVKLKALFSANDRCYGSRRLRSALRNEGVVIGRFKVRRLMREHGLKPAWKRKFVHTTDSNHNLPVAENLLNRHFNPKTINHSWVADITYIRTRSGWLYLAAVMDLCSRKIVGWAMAPHMRSELVCSALQLAIAQRQPGPGLIAHSDRGSQYAGAAYQSLLARHGMRCSMSGKGNCWDNAVMERFFLNLKMERVWRRDYANHSEAMKDVADYMVRFYNDGRLHSTLGYLPPNQYERQKAQKLLIEVSGIA, via the exons ATGAGCAAGAAATACAGAAAGTTCGATGCCAGCTTCAAGCTGGAAGTCGTGAAGATGATCAAAGACCAGGACATGAGTGTTGGTCAGGTTTGCCGAGATCTGGATCTAGGCGAGACGGCGGTTCGTCGCTGGGTTCAGCAGTACGAGGCCGAGCAGTTGGGCGGCGCCGGGATCGGGAAGCCGTTGACGTCGGAGCAACAGCGTATCCGCCAGCTCGAGCAGCAGATCCGCGAGTTGAAGATGGATAACGATATTC CTAAAAAAAGCTACGGCCTTCTTTGCCCGCGAATTGAAGTGATCCATAAACTGGTCCGTCAATTACAACGCAAGGCCTTCCCGGTTGCACGTGTGTGCCGGGTGTTGCGGATCAGTCGTTCCGGGTTTTATGAGGCAAGTCAGCGCGCCCGAAAAACGCCCCTGGCTTGCCCTGTGGCGGTCAAGCTCAAAGCCTTGTTCTCGGCCAATGATCGCTGCTACGGCAGTCGTAGGCTACGCAGCGCATTGCGCAACGAAGGCGTTGTGATTGGCCGTTTCAAAGTCCGCCGACTAATGAGAGAGCATGGTTTGAAGCCAGCCTGGAAGCGCAAGTTCGTGCATACAACTGACAGTAACCACAACTTGCCGGTAGCCGAAAATTTGCTCAACCGACATTTCAATCCGAAGACCATCAACCATTCCTGGGTGGCGGACATCACCTACATCCGAACCCGAAGCGGCTGGCTTTATCTGGCAGCCGTTATGGACTTGTGTTCCCGCAAGATCGTGGGCTGGGCCATGGCGCCGCACATGCGCTCAGAGTTGGTTTGTAGCGCGCTGCAGCTAGCTATTGCACAGCGTCAGCCGGGGCCCGGACTCATTGCACATTCCGACCGCGGCAGTCAGTACGCTGGCGCTGCATACCAAAGCCTTTTGGCTCGCCATGGCATGCGATGCAGCATGAGCGGGAAAGGCAACTGCTGGGATAACGCAGTGATGGAGCGCTTTTTTCTGAACCTGAAAATGGAACGGGTTTGGCGCCGAGACTACGCCAACCACAGCGAGGCGATGAAGGATGTCGCTGACTACATGGTGAGGTTTTACAACGATGGTCGGCTGCACTCGACTCTAGGCTATCTGCCGCCGAATCAGTACGAACGGCAGAAAGCGCAAAAACTACTTATCGAGGTGTCCGGGATTGCTTGA
- the nhaA gene encoding Na+/H+ antiporter NhaA, which translates to MPAPNTPASTVIPRPQILTSRALAAVERFSHIEALSGVVLVLAAIAALLWANSSPSLSYETFWHTPVAITIGSFSVGQSLHFLVNDGLMTIFFLVVGMEIRQEIQDGALSNAKLATLPLGAALGGVLVPAGIYLAYNMGTASAHGWAVPTATDIAFAVGVLALLGKSIPANLRVFLLALAIIDDIAAILITALFYTASLHLVGLAIAGTGLALVFVMQRMGIGSAWLYLIPGAIVWGGLLKLGVHPTLAGVILGLVTPVWSAPSRERPLEIMSQAFRDLTHRVDQGEKKVSAPLKQIRLAEREVMPPVQRVQEALHPWVAFVIVPLFALANAGVNFHGAQLSDAAVVPVVYGVVMALVFGKPIGVVLATFILVRTGLCKLPEQVTWRGVILVGLLAGIGFTMSIFIAGLAYDDDRLLAAAKLSVLCASCASAVVGLLWGLFNFRKPASR; encoded by the coding sequence GTGCCCGCGCCAAATACGCCCGCCTCAACTGTTATCCCCCGCCCGCAGATCCTCACCAGCCGGGCATTAGCTGCGGTCGAGCGATTCAGTCATATCGAAGCCCTCAGTGGCGTCGTTCTTGTACTAGCCGCTATCGCTGCATTGCTCTGGGCCAACAGCTCGCCCAGCCTTTCCTATGAAACCTTCTGGCACACCCCAGTCGCCATCACCATCGGTTCCTTTAGCGTGGGTCAGTCGCTGCACTTCTTGGTCAATGACGGCTTAATGACCATCTTCTTTCTCGTCGTCGGAATGGAGATTCGTCAAGAAATCCAAGACGGCGCTCTGTCGAACGCAAAGCTGGCAACGCTCCCGTTAGGTGCGGCACTGGGGGGTGTGCTAGTCCCTGCAGGAATCTACCTTGCTTACAACATGGGTACGGCGTCTGCACACGGTTGGGCAGTGCCGACCGCAACCGATATCGCGTTCGCCGTGGGAGTTCTTGCTCTGCTGGGCAAATCAATTCCAGCCAACTTGCGAGTCTTTCTGCTGGCTCTTGCAATCATCGACGACATTGCTGCAATCCTCATCACCGCGCTGTTCTACACCGCAAGCCTGCATCTTGTGGGGCTGGCGATCGCAGGCACAGGTCTCGCGCTTGTCTTTGTGATGCAAAGGATGGGAATCGGCTCGGCCTGGCTCTACCTGATACCGGGCGCGATTGTCTGGGGAGGCCTTCTAAAGCTCGGTGTACATCCAACACTGGCCGGCGTGATCCTTGGGCTTGTAACACCTGTATGGTCGGCACCTTCTCGGGAGCGGCCACTCGAAATCATGTCTCAGGCATTCCGAGATCTCACGCACCGGGTAGACCAGGGCGAGAAAAAGGTATCAGCACCACTCAAGCAAATCCGGCTTGCAGAGCGTGAAGTGATGCCTCCTGTACAACGAGTTCAGGAGGCTCTCCATCCGTGGGTCGCTTTCGTGATCGTGCCGCTTTTCGCACTGGCGAACGCTGGGGTCAATTTCCATGGCGCTCAGCTGAGCGATGCAGCTGTGGTTCCGGTCGTCTATGGCGTCGTAATGGCGTTGGTATTTGGTAAGCCCATCGGCGTGGTGCTCGCTACGTTCATCTTGGTTCGCACGGGCCTTTGCAAACTGCCGGAACAGGTGACTTGGCGCGGGGTGATACTTGTAGGCCTACTCGCCGGTATTGGCTTCACGATGTCGATTTTCATCGCGGGCCTTGCCTATGACGACGACCGTTTATTGGCAGCAGCGAAGCTGAGCGTGCTGTGCGCTTCCTGTGCGTCTGCAGTGGTGGGTTTGCTGTGGGGCTTGTTCAACTTCAGAAAGCCGGCCAGTCGTTAG
- a CDS encoding ATP-binding protein — protein MALNSDRRITQGPWNARYSQDLIEHLPVGLYICDRDAVVVAYNLKAAEIWGETPVKGDPEVKFCGSHRLYAGDGTYLPHDQTPMVQVLATGEPALNVDVIVERRDGSRRNVIANVTPLFDEGGDQIGFVNCVQDVTFLRQREEERVQMISDRFQAQKMEIVGQLTTGIAHDFNNMLTAVTGSASLAEHYLKNDKPDHAKKHLANALRASQTASAMTARLMAFSRRHKLGSEVINVNPLITSLIELARGSLGSKVLYKTDLASNLWLTKVDPHQLESAVFNLMVNARDAMPAGGTISIRTSNVDVSEQMAAKGSLLVTGQSCVRIQVSDTGTGMPVALIERIFEPFFTTKKEGKGTGLGLTMVYGYVLQAGGCLTVESQEGHGTTFSLFMPRDVLPEVDAVI, from the coding sequence ATGGCGCTTAATTCTGATCGCCGGATTACACAAGGTCCTTGGAACGCTCGTTACAGCCAGGATCTGATTGAACACCTTCCCGTCGGGCTCTATATCTGCGATCGAGATGCCGTCGTTGTTGCTTACAACCTCAAAGCAGCAGAGATCTGGGGAGAGACCCCAGTCAAGGGCGATCCCGAAGTGAAGTTCTGCGGCTCTCACAGACTTTATGCAGGTGACGGCACCTACCTGCCCCATGACCAGACGCCAATGGTGCAGGTTCTGGCCACAGGTGAGCCCGCACTGAATGTCGATGTGATCGTTGAGCGGCGTGACGGTAGCCGTCGCAACGTTATTGCAAACGTCACGCCTCTTTTTGACGAAGGTGGAGACCAGATCGGCTTCGTTAATTGCGTGCAGGACGTCACTTTCCTTAGGCAGCGTGAGGAAGAGAGGGTCCAGATGATCAGCGATCGGTTTCAGGCTCAGAAGATGGAAATCGTAGGCCAGCTCACCACGGGCATCGCGCATGACTTCAACAACATGCTGACGGCCGTAACGGGCTCGGCAAGTCTTGCTGAGCATTACCTTAAAAACGATAAGCCCGACCATGCAAAGAAGCATCTGGCCAATGCACTGCGCGCGTCCCAGACCGCGAGTGCGATGACAGCCCGGCTTATGGCTTTTTCCAGACGGCACAAGCTGGGTTCAGAAGTGATCAATGTGAATCCGTTAATCACTTCGCTAATTGAGCTTGCTCGTGGAAGCTTGGGATCAAAGGTCTTGTATAAGACTGATTTGGCGTCCAACCTTTGGCTGACGAAGGTCGATCCACACCAACTGGAAAGCGCCGTGTTCAATCTGATGGTCAACGCCCGGGATGCGATGCCAGCAGGGGGCACCATTTCGATTCGCACCTCCAATGTAGATGTCAGTGAACAGATGGCTGCCAAGGGCTCCCTACTGGTAACCGGTCAATCGTGTGTGCGAATTCAGGTGTCTGACACGGGCACCGGAATGCCTGTGGCGCTTATCGAGCGGATCTTCGAACCCTTCTTTACAACCAAAAAAGAGGGAAAAGGCACAGGTCTCGGCCTGACGATGGTCTACGGGTATGTCCTCCAGGCGGGAGGATGCCTTACGGTTGAGAGCCAGGAAGGCCACGGCACAACTTTTTCGCTGTTCATGCCGAGAGACGTTCTTCCAGAGGTCGACGCGGTCATCTGA
- a CDS encoding DUF1778 domain-containing protein, which produces MPVAVHTARLEARISTDLHSMLKRAAELQGRTMTDFVVSAVQDAAQRAIEQADLIRLSLADQECFAQALLSPPPPAPALKRAFARRSNLLRSE; this is translated from the coding sequence ATGCCCGTAGCTGTCCATACTGCTCGCCTTGAGGCCAGAATCAGCACTGACCTGCATTCGATGCTAAAACGTGCCGCCGAGCTTCAGGGGCGGACTATGACTGATTTTGTTGTGTCGGCTGTTCAAGACGCCGCGCAACGTGCCATCGAGCAGGCCGACCTAATTCGGCTCTCGCTGGCCGACCAGGAGTGCTTTGCACAAGCGCTGTTGTCACCGCCGCCCCCAGCCCCGGCTCTGAAGCGCGCATTTGCGCGCCGCAGCAATCTATTGCGCTCTGAATGA
- a CDS encoding GNAT family N-acetyltransferase, whose amino-acid sequence MSGAPFRLMPLDATHDRAGFNSDSEPLNRYLREQVTQDVRRRVAACFVALASDQRIAGYYTLASASLLLADLPASTGKKLPRYPTVPAVRMGRLAVDQAFKGQGLGGALLADALDRAIRSEIAAFALMVDGKDEAAADFYRHHGFIALPDAPLTLFLPLVTIPRS is encoded by the coding sequence ATGAGCGGCGCACCGTTCCGGCTAATGCCGCTCGATGCTACACATGACCGTGCCGGGTTTAATAGCGATTCTGAACCATTGAATCGCTATCTACGTGAGCAAGTGACTCAAGATGTCCGACGTCGAGTGGCCGCATGCTTCGTGGCCTTAGCGAGCGACCAACGCATCGCGGGCTATTACACATTGGCATCTGCAAGCCTATTGCTGGCCGATCTCCCAGCCAGTACCGGCAAAAAGCTGCCGCGCTATCCAACCGTGCCCGCCGTTCGCATGGGCCGCTTGGCTGTCGATCAGGCATTCAAGGGGCAAGGCCTTGGCGGTGCGCTGCTGGCTGACGCACTCGACCGTGCCATTCGATCGGAGATTGCAGCCTTCGCCTTGATGGTGGACGGCAAAGACGAGGCGGCAGCGGATTTCTATCGACATCACGGCTTCATTGCCCTGCCAGACGCGCCGCTTACCCTCTTTTTGCCGCTGGTAACTATCCCACGCTCTTGA
- a CDS encoding tyrosine-type recombinase/integrase: MQEVTKVGPHDPRRLTAVEFQNLARVPAAVEWFANLDNPRTRRAYQNDLEDFCSFVGLASADEFRVVTRSHVLAWRADLEKRGLARATIRRKLAALTSLFDHLLENNAVAGGNPVHGVKRPKIESNEGKTPALGDHQAKDLLEAPDETTLKGLRDRAILAVLLYHGLRREEAALLQVSDIQERRGIQHLKIYGKGGKIRYLPLHPVAAGRIHLYLERSGHHADDKKVPMFRPLRGRSTGAGVSANGIYTVVEAYAKKAGIQVAGLGVHGLRATAATNALEHEADIAKVQAWLGHANISTTKIYDRRQNRPEDSPTYKVKY; the protein is encoded by the coding sequence ATGCAGGAAGTGACGAAAGTCGGCCCCCACGACCCGCGCAGGCTCACGGCAGTCGAATTTCAGAATTTGGCTCGGGTGCCAGCCGCGGTCGAGTGGTTTGCCAACCTGGACAACCCGCGCACTCGTCGTGCCTATCAAAATGACTTGGAAGACTTCTGCAGTTTCGTCGGTCTCGCCTCGGCGGACGAGTTTCGCGTAGTCACCCGATCGCACGTGTTGGCCTGGCGCGCCGATTTAGAAAAGCGCGGCCTGGCCAGAGCCACCATCCGACGCAAACTGGCGGCATTAACCAGCCTCTTCGATCACCTCCTGGAAAATAATGCGGTCGCCGGCGGCAACCCTGTGCACGGGGTCAAACGACCGAAGATCGAAAGCAACGAAGGCAAGACCCCTGCCCTGGGTGATCACCAGGCCAAGGACCTGCTCGAGGCGCCAGATGAAACCACGCTCAAGGGGCTGCGCGATCGCGCCATTCTGGCCGTGCTGCTCTACCACGGCCTGCGCCGCGAAGAAGCGGCGCTGCTGCAGGTGAGCGACATCCAGGAGCGCCGCGGCATCCAGCACCTGAAGATCTACGGCAAGGGTGGCAAGATCCGCTACCTGCCCCTGCACCCGGTGGCGGCCGGGCGCATCCATCTGTACCTGGAACGCTCAGGGCACCATGCGGACGACAAGAAGGTACCGATGTTCAGACCGCTGCGCGGCCGATCGACCGGTGCCGGCGTTTCGGCCAACGGCATCTACACTGTGGTCGAGGCTTACGCCAAAAAGGCGGGGATTCAGGTGGCTGGACTGGGCGTACATGGGCTCAGGGCCACGGCCGCGACCAATGCCCTGGAGCACGAGGCGGACATCGCCAAGGTCCAGGCATGGCTGGGCCATGCCAACATCAGCACGACCAAGATCTACGATCGGCGGCAGAACCGGCCGGAGGATTCACCAACCTACAAGGTGAAATACTGA
- a CDS encoding IS3 family transposase (programmed frameshift) yields MSRQRRTFTPAFKREAASLVLDQGYSHADAAQSLGLVESALRRWVNQLQQERAGATPTSKALTPEQQKIQELEARINRLEREKSIFKKGHRALDGRGTRAFALIDQLRAQEPIDLLCSVFEVTRSCYYAYCRKRRYPDAERVVLRSRVNELFTQSRSAAGSRSIMLMMKEDGMQIGRFKVRELMREMNLISKQPGSHAYKKATVERPDIPNVLDRGFTVASPNKVWCGDITYVWAEGRWHYLAAVIDLCARRVVGWAFSPKPDADLVIKALDMAYEQRGRPQNVLFHSDQGSQYGSRSFRQRLWRYRFTQSMSRRGNCHDNAPMERLFRSLKTEWIPTVGYMSAALAQQDIGRFLMGRYNWRRPHQFNEGLAPAVAEEKLNSVSGIS; encoded by the exons ATGAGCAGACAACGACGTACCTTCACCCCCGCATTCAAGCGCGAAGCTGCCAGCTTGGTGCTTGACCAGGGCTACAGCCACGCTGATGCAGCCCAGTCGCTTGGGTTGGTAGAGTCGGCCTTGCGCCGGTGGGTCAACCAGCTCCAGCAGGAACGAGCCGGTGCCACACCGACAAGCAAAGCGCTGACACCCGAGCAGCAGAAAATCCAGGAACTGGAAGCCCGAATCAACCGCCTGGAACGAGAGAAATCGATTT TTAAAAAAGGCCACCGCGCTCTTGATGGCCGAGGAACACGAGCGTTCGCGTTAATCGATCAATTGCGGGCTCAAGAGCCGATTGATCTGTTGTGCTCGGTATTTGAAGTAACCCGATCTTGCTACTACGCGTACTGCCGAAAACGCCGGTATCCAGATGCCGAACGGGTGGTTTTGCGCAGCCGCGTGAACGAGCTGTTTACGCAAAGCCGAAGCGCTGCGGGCAGCCGGAGCATCATGCTGATGATGAAAGAGGACGGCATGCAGATCGGGCGATTCAAGGTGCGCGAGTTGATGCGCGAGATGAACCTGATCAGCAAACAGCCCGGTTCGCATGCCTATAAAAAGGCGACCGTGGAGCGACCTGATATTCCGAACGTGCTTGATCGAGGATTCACCGTCGCATCCCCAAACAAGGTCTGGTGCGGTGACATCACATACGTTTGGGCCGAAGGTCGATGGCACTATCTAGCAGCTGTCATCGACCTTTGTGCCCGCCGTGTTGTGGGTTGGGCGTTCTCACCCAAGCCCGACGCCGACCTGGTAATCAAGGCACTGGACATGGCTTACGAGCAGCGTGGCAGGCCGCAAAACGTACTGTTTCATAGCGACCAGGGCAGCCAATATGGCAGCCGAAGTTTCCGCCAAAGACTATGGCGATACCGCTTCACACAGAGCATGAGTCGGCGCGGCAACTGCCACGATAACGCGCCGATGGAGCGGCTGTTTCGCAGTCTGAAAACAGAATGGATACCGACGGTGGGCTACATGAGCGCTGCGCTAGCGCAACAGGATATCGGCCGATTCCTAATGGGGCGATACAACTGGCGGCGACCGCATCAGTTCAACGAAGGGCTAGCGCCTGCGGTCGCTGAGGAAAAACTCAATTCAGTGTCCGGGATCAGTTGA
- a CDS encoding stability/partitioning determinant, with amino-acid sequence MTDKRIDPFANLGNFKPKGEEQRPADIEVIEKISKDNNFPSRAAPEVKTGKRARFNSGSPKKQLNIKVTEACHDRFYEMAESRGIRVLGDLVSLALDALEERDSLAKQ; translated from the coding sequence ATGACTGATAAGCGAATCGACCCATTCGCGAACCTCGGTAATTTCAAGCCAAAAGGGGAAGAGCAGCGTCCGGCCGACATTGAAGTTATCGAAAAGATATCTAAAGATAACAATTTTCCATCCAGGGCCGCTCCAGAGGTAAAAACTGGAAAACGTGCGCGTTTCAACTCCGGTTCACCCAAGAAACAACTCAACATCAAGGTGACAGAAGCTTGTCATGATCGCTTCTATGAAATGGCTGAAAGCCGTGGCATTCGAGTCCTTGGGGATTTGGTCAGCTTGGCTCTGGATGCGCTCGAAGAAAGGGATTCTCTAGCGAAGCAGTAA